A genomic window from Lycium barbarum isolate Lr01 chromosome 4, ASM1917538v2, whole genome shotgun sequence includes:
- the LOC132637214 gene encoding uncharacterized protein LOC132637214 — MSPNLFSTTLDHIFIFSFSLFPLSLSSLPLLSLPTHTTSLPLLSLPTPPAHRPTSPDLNPPPPTTASPPLATQGFAPSKASPSRPRYQTRTSLRAALGRCKSITVTPRSPVRHVKMLLMMVQLILRSMKL; from the exons ATGTCGCCAA ATCTGTTCAGCACCACACTTGAccacatttttattttttctttctctctctttcctctctccctctcctctctccctctcctctctctacccacacacaccacctctctccctctcctctctctACCCACACCACCAGCCCACCGCCCCACCAGCCCAGACCTCAACCCACCGCCTCCGACCACCGCCAGTCCACCGTTGGCGACGCAG GGTTTTGCACCATCAAAGGCTTCACCTTCCCGTCCCAGGTATCAAACCCGCACGTCTTTAAGGGCAGCCCTTGGTCGGTGTAAGTCTATTACTGTGACACCAAGGTCTCCAGTTCGACATGTTAAG ATGTTGCTGATGATGGTGCAGTTGATCCTAAGGAGTATGAAGCTATGA
- the LOC132635412 gene encoding mechanosensitive ion channel protein 10-like, translating into MEKLPASDHVIQFMDEQDHTKSTGDANNMAETKLTQNPSKFQTIRRLTFSKPKARVFEFNSRVPIFQNTINSDDESDESLKPSCEKDEDSDDEYDQAHGKDDQEGIFGTKEECKKKRRKIPFRLLFEWLLLLLTTSCVICALTISPLRENPLWGLDLWKWCMLILVIFSGHLISSLVIRFLVFLIERNFMLREKVLYFVYGLRKRFQNCVWLGLVLLSLNFLFNSKLNKQNKMLTKLREALLALLIAATIWPVKIILVKVLASSFFVATYSDRMKESVFHYYVLDALSGPPVDVKERHNLKELRKLSKLKKLSMQSKSSAWSVKRLANYVRFFGLSTISKSVDEFGNTATEITSEMEARNCSRKIFKNVANHGAKYIEEEDLMRFLNRVEINTIFPLFEGAVETGRITKSAFRNWVVRAYYERKYLAHSLNDTKTAVQQLHKLASGIVSFVILVISLLVMGLLSTQILALLLSQLVLLGFAFQNTCKTIFESIIFVFVVHPFDIGDRCVIDGVQMIVEEMNILTTVFLRYDNEKIYYPNAVLITKPISNFYRSPEMCDTISFDIDTNTSMDTIIALKKAIQLYLESKPKYWNPKHSVIVKGIWNVHTMGMMLCVQHTINHQNYGDRSHRITELILELKKIFETLNIKYSLLPQQVQVDMTNHRS; encoded by the exons atggagAAATTACCAGCCTCTGATCATGTGATTCAGTTCATGGACGAACAAGATCACACGAAGAGTACCGGTGATGCTAACAACATGGCAGAAACAAAACTTACCCAAAATCCTTCAAAATTTCAAACAATACGTCGCCTTACTTTCTCAAAACCAAAAGCTCGAGTCTTTGAGTTCAATAGTAGAGTTCCGATCTTCCAAAACACTATCAATTCAGACGACGAATCTGATGAGTCGTTAAAGCCCTCGTGTGAAAAGGATGAAGATagtgatgatgaatatgatcaagCACATGGAAAAGATGATCAAGAAGGAATATTTGGGACTAAAGAAGAGTgcaaaaagaaaaggagaaaaatcccttttaggcttttgtttgaaTGGTTACTTTTGTTACTCACAACATCTTGTGTAATATGTGCTCTCACAATTTCACCTCTTAGGGAAAATCCCTTATGGGGGCTTGACTTGTGGAAATGGTGCATGCTGATTCTTGTCATTTTCAGTGGTCACCTTATTTCAAGTTTGGTCATTCGATTCCTAGTCTTCCTCATTGAGAGAAACTTCATGCTTCGGGAAAAGGTCTTATATTTTGTCTATGGTCTTAGAAAAAGATTCCAAAATTGTGTTTGGTTAGGTCTTGTCCTTTTGTCATTGAATTTCTTGTTCAACTCAAAGCTCAACAAACAAAACAAGATGCTAACAAAATTACGCGAAGCTTTACTGGCCTTACTCATTGCTGCAACGATCTGGCCCGTTAAGATCATTCTGGTCAAAGTTTTAGCCTCCTCCTTTTTCGTTGCGACTTACTCTGATCGTATGAAGGAAAGTGTGTTCCATTACTATGTTCTAGACGCACTTTCCGGTCCGCCAGTTGATGTCAAAGAAAGGCATAATTTGAAAGAATTGAGGAAATTGTCGAAGCTAAAGAAGCTGAGCATGCAAAGCAAGTCATCAGCATGGAGTGTGAAGAGATTGGCTAATTATGTAAGGTTCTTTGGGTTGTCAACAATTTCTAAGAGTGTGGATGAGTTTGGGAACACTGCAACTGAGATTACTAGTGAAATGGAGGCTAGAAATTGTTCCAGAAAGATCTTCAAGAATGTGGCCAATCATGGTGCCAA GTATATTGAGGAGGAAGACCTAATGAGGTTTTTGAATAGAGTAGAGATAAACACCATATTCCCACTCTTTGAAGGAGCTGTAGAGACCGGAAGGATCACCAAGTCTGCCTTCAGAAATTGGGTG GTACGTGCATACTATGAGAGGAAGTACTTGGCACACTCATTGAATGACACAAAGACGGCAGTGCAACAGCTTCACAAGTTAGCAAGTGGGATAGTCAGTTTTGTTATACTTGTGATTTCACTTTTAGTGATGGGGCTATTGTCCACTCAAATACTTGCTCTCCTTCTCTCCCAACTTGTCCTTCTGGGATTTGCTTTCCAAAACACTTGCAAGACTATCTTCGAATCCATTATCTTCGTCTTTGTCGTCCATCCTTTCGACATTGGTGATCGTTGTGTTATCGATGGAGTTCAG ATGATAGTTGAAGAGATGAATATATTGACGACAGTATTTCTCCGTTATGAcaatgagaaaatatattacCCGAATGCAGTGTTGATCACAAAGCCAATAAGTAACTTCTATAGAAGCCCTGAAATGTGCGACACCATTTCCTTTGATATTGATACCAACACTTCTATGGACACCATTATTGCCCTCAAAAAGGCCATTCAACT gtacCTCGAGAGCAAGCCAAAGTATTGGAATCCAAAACACTCAGTGATAGTGAAAGGAATATGGAATGTGCACACAATGGGAATGATGCTATGTGTTCAACATACCATTAACCATCAGAACTATGGGGATAGAAGCCACAGGATCACTGAGCTCATCCTTGAGTTGAAGAAGATCTTTGAGACCCTTAATATCAAATACTCTCTTCTCCCTCAACAAGTCCAAGTGGACATGACCAATCACAGAAGTTAA